In Ruania alkalisoli, the DNA window CAAGCCGGCGCTGGTGACCACGGCGATCTTCACGTTCATCTGGTCCTACAACGACTTCTTCGCCCAGGTGATCTTCCTCTCCAGCAACGAGAACTTCACCGCACCGCTGGCGTTGAAGCTGTTCCTGGACCAGTCCACGGTCTCCTCGTGGGGTCCGATGTTCGCGATGAGCGTGGTCTCCCTGGTGCCCCTGTTCGCGTTCTTCCTGTTCTTCCAGCGTGGACTGATCGAAGGGATCGCCACCACGGGGTTCAAAGGATGAGTGGGAGGAGCAAGGGATGAGCGCGAGTACCGTCACCGGCGCCCGCCCCCGCGACGTCACCGCCGGCTCCCTGTACCGGTCGCTCGCGGCGGCCAGCGACATGGTGCTGCTGAACCTGGTCTGGTTGCTCGCCTCCCTTCCGGTGGTCACCTTCGTCCCGGCGACGGCGGCCCTGTTCTCGGTGCTGCGCGATCGACGTCTCGGCTCCGAGGTGACGCCGGTAGTCGCGTTCGCGCGTGCCCTGCGCACCGATCTACGACGGCGCACCCTCCTCGGTCTCGGATGGCTGGCCGTGGCCGGGGTGCTTGCCGTGGATGTCGTGATCGTCCAGCAGATGGGAGCCGGGGCCTCGATGGTGCTCGGCGTGATCACCGGGGCGCTCGCGCTGTTGTTCGCTGGCGCCTCCACCGTGCTGTTCCTCGTCATCGTCTCCTACGACCTGCCGTGGCGCGGGCTGCTGCGCACGACGGCGACCCTCACTCTGGCCATGCCGGTGCACGTGGCGGGCGCCCTGCTGACGCTCGTCACCGCCCTCGCCGTCACGGCGGTCTCGCCACTGGCCGGCGCGCTCGTGGCGGGCAGCGGCGCTGCCTGGGCGATCGACCGGATCGTGGCGAGAGGACTACGGGCTCGAGGGGCGCCGTCGTGATCCCCACGCCTACTGATAACCGAGAAGAAGGGATGTGTTCGTGACGCGGCGACCGAATGTGTTGGTGGTGCTGACTGATCAGTGGAGGGCTCAGGCGACCGGTTACGCCGGCGACCAGAATGTCGCGACGCCGGTGCTGGACGCCTTGGCGGCGGAGTCGGTGAACTTCACTCAGGCGGTCTCCGGGACCCCGGTGTGCTGCCCGGCGCGGGCGAGCATGCTCACCGGCCAGTACCCACTCCAGCACGGGGTCTACATCAACGACGTCGAACTGCGACCGAACGGGTCCACACTCGCGGAGGAACTGGCAGCCGCCGGCTACCGCACGGGGTACATCGGCAAGTGGCACCTGTACGGCAGCCCGGACGGCAACTACGGCCGCCGCAAGCTCCCGGTCCCACGGGCGAAGCGGTTCGGGTTCGAGTACTGGAAAGCGGCCGAGTGCACCCACGACTACAACAGCTCGCTCTACTTCGACGGTGACGACCCCGAGCCGAAGACCTGGCCCGGCTACGACGCCCACGCCCAGACCGAGGATGCGTGCGAGTTCATCACCGGCGCCGCAGCGGGTCAGGACCCGTACTTCCTGATGCTCTCCTACGGGCCGCCGCACTTCCCGCTGCACACCGCGCCCGAGGAGTACCGGCGCCGTTACGCCGACGCGGACGTTTCTCTGCGACCGAATGTACCGGAGGAGATGGCGGAGGAATCGGAGGAGGCGCTGCGCGGCTACTACGCCCACATCGCCGCCCTGGATGACTGCCTGGCCCAGTTGCTGGCAGCGGTGGAGGCCAGCGGTGCGGCCGAGGACACGATCGTGGTGTTCGCCTCCGACCACGGCGACATGATGGGCTCCCACGGCATCCGCCACGACGTCAAAGTCTGCCCCTGGGACGAAGCCGTCCGCGTGCCGATGCTGATCCGCTACCCCCGCCGATTCGGGCGCTCAGGCCGCAGGGATACCTCACCGTTCGACATGCCCGACCTGATGCCCACGTTGCTGGGCCTGTGCGACCTGCCGGTACCCGGCCACGTCACCGGCACCGACGTCTTCGGGCGGCGGCCCGCACACCGCGCCCATTCGTCGTTCCTGTCGTTACCGGTGCCGATCCTGTGGGCACGCTCCTACAACCTGGACGCCTACCGCGGCATCCGCACCACGACCCACACCTATGTCCGCACCCGCACGGGCCCCTGGCTGCTCTACGACAACGTGGCCGATCCGTACCAGCAGCAGAACCTCTGCGACCAGCCCGAGGCCGCGGGCGTGCAAAGGGACCTCGACGCCGAGTTGGACCGCTGGTTGGCCGACCTCGGAGACGACTTCGCACCACCGGAGACGTACCTACGCGCCGACAGCCTCGAGCACTACCTCGAAGTCAACACCCCGGTGGGTACGGTGCCCACGGACGACGGCGTCACACCGGTCGGTCGGTAGGGGCCAGCGGCTGTCGGAATCGTGCACGAGAGCGACATCGGTGCCACCTCGCTGCTTGACCCGGACAACGAGGGACACGTAAGGTCAAAATGAAACGTATAAATTTGTGGAACGGAGCCAGACGGTGACAGACGCCGAGGGACTCGAGGGCGTGTCTCGTCCACGACCAGGTGGCACAGTGCTCAGCGGCGACGCCGACTGGTGGCGCCAGGCCGTCGTCTACCAGATCTACCCCCGCTCCTTTGCCGACTCCAACGGCGACGGCATCGGCGACCTGCCCGGGATCACCAGCCGCGTGCCCTACCTGCGTGACCTCGGAGTTGACGCCGTCTGGTTGAGCCCGTTCTACCCCTCGGCGCTCGCCGACGGCGGCTACGACGTGGACGACTACCGGAACGTTGACCCCCGCTTCGGCACTCTCTACGACTTCGACACCATGCTCGCCGCGCTCACCGAGGCCGGAATCAAGCTCATCATCGACATCGTGCCCAACCACACCTCGAACCGGCACGAGTGGTTCCAGGCAGCTCTGGCGGCCCCGAAGGGGTCGCCAGAGCGCGACAAGTACCTCTTCCGGGACGGCACTGGTCCCGACGGCGAGGAGCCGCCGTCCGATTGGACCAGCGCCTTCGGCGGCTCCGCATGGGAGCGCGTGGAGGACGGTCAGTGGTATCTGCACCGCTTCGCGGTGGAGCAGCCCGATCTGAACTGGGACAACCGTGAGGTCCGGGAGGACTTCCTGCAGACGTTGCGATTCTGGTCCGACCGTGGGGTGGCGGGTTTCCGGGTGGACGTGGCGCACATGACCGCCAAGCGGTTGCCGGACGAGTTGCCCACGATGGAGCAGTTGCGAGCGATGCCCTTCGACGGCAACCACCCCACCCTGGACCGGGACGAGGTGCACGAGATCTACGCCGAGTGGCGTGAGGTATTCAACTCCTACGACCCACCGCGCACCGCCGTGGCCGAAGCCTGGGTGCCGGCACACCGGCGAGCTCGCTATGCCAGTGCTGAGGGTCTGGGCCAGGCATTCAACTTCGATCTGCTGCAGGCCCCGTTCGAGG includes these proteins:
- a CDS encoding glycoside hydrolase family 13 protein — encoded protein: MSRPRPGGTVLSGDADWWRQAVVYQIYPRSFADSNGDGIGDLPGITSRVPYLRDLGVDAVWLSPFYPSALADGGYDVDDYRNVDPRFGTLYDFDTMLAALTEAGIKLIIDIVPNHTSNRHEWFQAALAAPKGSPERDKYLFRDGTGPDGEEPPSDWTSAFGGSAWERVEDGQWYLHRFAVEQPDLNWDNREVREDFLQTLRFWSDRGVAGFRVDVAHMTAKRLPDELPTMEQLRAMPFDGNHPTLDRDEVHEIYAEWREVFNSYDPPRTAVAEAWVPAHRRARYASAEGLGQAFNFDLLQAPFEADAFRDVIARNLDLAVQSGSSTTWVLSNHDLVRHATRYGLPHDPEEFKQGRTWLLSRGTEPVLEADRGLRRARAATMLELALPGSAYVYQGEELGLHEVADIPDDARQDPTFARKPGRDVGRDGVRVPLPWTATGESYGFGPGAAHLPQPEWFAEVAASGQSDDPTSTLSLYREAIATRHRLQCEEQLEWVDTGHEDVLAFSRPNGWTCVTNFSAKPVDLPAGHVLLASAELDAEGRLPAETTVWLQR
- a CDS encoding sulfatase family protein produces the protein MTRRPNVLVVLTDQWRAQATGYAGDQNVATPVLDALAAESVNFTQAVSGTPVCCPARASMLTGQYPLQHGVYINDVELRPNGSTLAEELAAAGYRTGYIGKWHLYGSPDGNYGRRKLPVPRAKRFGFEYWKAAECTHDYNSSLYFDGDDPEPKTWPGYDAHAQTEDACEFITGAAAGQDPYFLMLSYGPPHFPLHTAPEEYRRRYADADVSLRPNVPEEMAEESEEALRGYYAHIAALDDCLAQLLAAVEASGAAEDTIVVFASDHGDMMGSHGIRHDVKVCPWDEAVRVPMLIRYPRRFGRSGRRDTSPFDMPDLMPTLLGLCDLPVPGHVTGTDVFGRRPAHRAHSSFLSLPVPILWARSYNLDAYRGIRTTTHTYVRTRTGPWLLYDNVADPYQQQNLCDQPEAAGVQRDLDAELDRWLADLGDDFAPPETYLRADSLEHYLEVNTPVGTVPTDDGVTPVGR
- a CDS encoding YesL family protein, which gives rise to MSASTVTGARPRDVTAGSLYRSLAAASDMVLLNLVWLLASLPVVTFVPATAALFSVLRDRRLGSEVTPVVAFARALRTDLRRRTLLGLGWLAVAGVLAVDVVIVQQMGAGASMVLGVITGALALLFAGASTVLFLVIVSYDLPWRGLLRTTATLTLAMPVHVAGALLTLVTALAVTAVSPLAGALVAGSGAAWAIDRIVARGLRARGAPS